Proteins co-encoded in one Spirosoma endbachense genomic window:
- a CDS encoding polysaccharide biosynthesis protein has translation MKQLLSAKVTTRFAPRLVVLLVDLTITVLSFICAWALRFNFAIEPANWHWNHFLGLLFCRFVLFLWIRPFAGVIRHTGIEDVQLIGQAVTLSSLLAGIGSYSLSVIYSDPMLYIPVSILVIDYFISIVLLVTIRFTTKYLYQLLIAGPISKSRPVLIYGAGVMGIHTKGILQRNPDYRILGFIDDNPAKVQKTVQGVPVFSPIQAATLFLRTTNNPEVILAINNLPAHRRNEIANFLLRYQVIAKMVPSTQNWINGRLSTRQIRDVQIEDLLGRPAIQLNNAAIGKQIRGQVVLVTGAAGSIGSELAHQLLSHSPSEIILLDQSESALYNLVFKLRKELGSAIQGLALRSQIADVTDAGRMRKLFERYQPVFVFHAAAYKHVPLMEEHPYEAIKVNILGTKVIADLAVAFNVRKFVMVSTDKAVNPTNVMGATKRLAEMYVQSLNAGSSTHFITTRFGNVLGSSGSVVPMFKHQIESGGPVTVTHPDITRYFMTIPEACQLVLEAAAMGSGGEVFVFDMGQPVRIADLAYQMIRLSGYEVNKDIELHFTGLRPGEKLYEELLSTSEDCLLTHHPKIKIARLQPLDSALLQKSMARLKLVLSDADDMTLVGILKELIPEYISNNSPFSKLDEPKFKVN, from the coding sequence ATGAAGCAATTACTGTCAGCGAAGGTTACTACTCGATTTGCCCCTCGTTTGGTTGTCCTGCTGGTCGACCTGACAATAACTGTTTTATCGTTCATCTGCGCCTGGGCCTTACGATTCAATTTTGCGATTGAACCGGCTAATTGGCATTGGAATCACTTTTTGGGCTTGCTGTTTTGCCGATTCGTACTGTTTCTCTGGATTCGACCTTTTGCGGGCGTTATTCGGCATACAGGGATAGAAGATGTGCAGTTGATTGGGCAGGCCGTTACGCTTAGTAGCCTACTGGCTGGCATTGGCTCCTACAGCCTAAGCGTGATTTACAGCGATCCAATGCTCTATATTCCCGTTTCAATTTTAGTCATTGACTATTTTATTAGTATCGTATTGCTGGTCACTATTCGGTTCACTACCAAATACTTGTATCAATTATTGATTGCAGGGCCAATCAGCAAATCGCGGCCTGTACTCATCTATGGTGCAGGTGTGATGGGTATTCATACGAAAGGCATTCTGCAACGTAATCCCGATTATCGTATCCTGGGATTTATTGATGACAATCCAGCCAAAGTTCAGAAAACGGTACAGGGCGTACCCGTATTTAGCCCGATTCAGGCGGCTACGCTGTTTCTCCGAACGACGAACAATCCCGAAGTAATTCTGGCTATTAACAACCTGCCAGCTCACCGCCGAAACGAGATTGCTAATTTTCTCCTTCGCTATCAGGTTATTGCCAAAATGGTGCCATCAACGCAGAACTGGATAAATGGGCGATTGAGCACCCGTCAAATCCGCGATGTTCAAATCGAAGATTTGCTGGGACGCCCAGCCATCCAGCTAAACAATGCTGCCATCGGTAAACAGATTCGTGGACAGGTCGTTCTGGTAACAGGGGCAGCGGGATCGATCGGTAGTGAGCTGGCTCATCAACTATTATCCCATAGCCCGAGCGAGATTATATTGCTGGACCAATCCGAATCGGCGTTGTATAATCTGGTTTTCAAACTTCGTAAAGAGCTGGGGAGTGCCATTCAGGGGCTTGCCCTAAGGAGCCAGATTGCCGACGTAACCGACGCGGGGCGGATGCGTAAATTATTCGAACGGTACCAGCCTGTGTTTGTCTTCCATGCAGCCGCTTATAAGCATGTGCCGCTGATGGAAGAACATCCTTATGAAGCCATTAAGGTCAACATACTGGGTACGAAAGTCATTGCTGATTTAGCGGTGGCCTTTAACGTGCGGAAATTTGTGATGGTTTCGACGGATAAAGCCGTTAATCCGACAAACGTAATGGGAGCGACCAAACGCCTTGCCGAAATGTATGTACAGAGTTTGAATGCTGGATCGTCCACTCATTTTATCACAACCCGCTTTGGTAATGTGTTGGGTTCTAGCGGGTCTGTAGTGCCGATGTTTAAGCACCAGATTGAATCGGGAGGCCCGGTTACGGTGACACACCCTGACATTACAAGGTATTTTATGACCATACCGGAAGCCTGCCAGCTGGTACTTGAGGCCGCTGCAATGGGTAGTGGCGGAGAAGTATTTGTATTTGATATGGGCCAGCCCGTTCGCATTGCTGATCTGGCTTATCAAATGATTCGCTTGTCGGGCTACGAAGTGAATAAAGATATTGAGTTGCACTTTACGGGTTTACGGCCGGGCGAGAAGCTGTACGAAGAATTGCTGAGTACCAGCGAAGATTGCTTACTGACCCATCATCCAAAAATTAAAATAGCCCGTCTTCAGCCGCTTGATTCGGCTTTATTGCAAAAATCTATGGCACGTCTCAAACTGGTCTTAAGTGATGCTGATGATATGACGTTAGTTGGCATTCTAAAAGAACTTATTCCTGAATATATCAGCAACAATTCGCCGTTTTCGAAGCTGGACGAGCCCAAGTTTAAGGTAAATTAA
- a CDS encoding ABC transporter ATP-binding protein: MQLEIQGLSKTYANGVRALKNVSLTISQGMFGLLGPNGAGKSSLMRTIATLQEADSGSVRLTGLTEDLDVLTQKDAVRRVLGYLPQEFGVYPRVTAEAMLDHIASLKGIANGRERKEIVEGLLQKVNLYQVRKKNLGTYSGGMKQRFGIAQALIGSPRLIIVDEPTAGLDPAERNRFHNLLSEIGENTIVILSTHIVEDVTNLCSDMAIICLGEVVATGDPNDLVADLKGKIWQKFVEKTEIDSYRQTHRVISTQLKGGKTRLHAYSDLPLADFEPVAPDLEDVYFAKITEKMDVVTV, translated from the coding sequence ATGCAACTCGAAATTCAAGGTCTATCAAAAACATATGCTAACGGTGTTCGGGCGTTAAAAAACGTCTCGCTGACTATTTCGCAGGGCATGTTTGGCTTACTTGGCCCAAACGGTGCGGGTAAATCCTCACTGATGCGGACGATTGCAACGCTACAGGAAGCCGACAGCGGTAGTGTACGGCTGACGGGCCTGACCGAAGATCTGGATGTTTTGACCCAGAAAGATGCGGTGCGTCGGGTATTGGGCTACCTGCCGCAGGAATTTGGCGTTTACCCACGCGTAACGGCCGAAGCAATGCTCGATCACATCGCTTCGCTCAAAGGAATTGCCAACGGTCGCGAACGGAAAGAGATTGTTGAAGGGCTTTTGCAGAAGGTGAACTTATACCAGGTTCGCAAGAAGAATCTGGGTACTTATTCGGGCGGCATGAAGCAGCGTTTTGGCATTGCGCAGGCCTTGATTGGAAGCCCACGGCTCATTATTGTCGATGAGCCAACCGCTGGGCTTGACCCCGCCGAGCGGAATCGTTTTCATAACCTGCTGTCTGAAATTGGTGAAAACACAATTGTCATCCTATCCACTCACATCGTTGAGGATGTAACGAACCTTTGCTCCGATATGGCAATCATATGCCTCGGCGAAGTCGTTGCTACCGGCGATCCTAATGATCTAGTGGCTGACCTGAAGGGTAAAATCTGGCAGAAATTTGTCGAAAAAACCGAAATCGATTCCTACCGGCAAACCCACCGGGTGATTTCAACCCAGCTCAAAGGTGGTAAAACCCGTCTTCACGCTTATAGTGACCTGCCGCTGGCTGATTTTGAGCCGGTTGCCCCGGATTTAGAAGATGTTTATTTCGCCAAGATTACAGAAAAGATGGATGTGGTTACGGTTTAG
- a CDS encoding ABC transporter permease/M1 family aminopeptidase, whose translation MFTEIFRFELAYRLKRPATYLYALILFLFTFLFVIYGSGPASEKTNVNSPYAISQFVVVLTVFGMLIASAIMGVPVYRDIEHNTKNYFFSFPITERGYLLGRFVGSFVVLLGIMAVGMLGIVIGSLLGPVFNLADNTERFGPIRFRDYAYPFVLFVVPNMFLAGSIFFGLVAFSRQVFTTYAGSILLFIGYLLGSTLSQDLENKHLVNLLDPFGSYAYDAATKYWSPVEQNALLAPLEGDLLTNRLIWTGAGLLVFILTIVRFSFSRFLAVKLGRASSRKKGKVSEEDGAVPSLASLPTPKPVFQTGAYIRQMFRQARLEFGNIVRDPYFIAILIGAVLFLFLDGWFGAQIFGTSSLPTTYAMLEARNGTFFFFVLIVLIFYTGEVVHRDKVVHYDTIADALPVPDWMNYGSKLLSMIYVCVLLCTLIIVSGVLNQTVKGYFNYELPLYFRDVYGVAFSQYFQLVMLAFFVHTMVNQKFVGHIVTLAVYVVIWAVPQFAEFNYRLAIPFSGGSVQISDMNGFGHYLTALASFRLYWYAFGGVLLVVALWFWNRGADTSLKSRWQLARQRMGRISMAMFALLLLAFVSMGAWIYTNVSVKNRYLSADEQRELQATFEKTYHKYLDVLQPKITSAKVNVDVFPDEFRAVASGAFVMVNKGDQPIDSLHLTLPADNFHRQLTKLLVDGKAPALVLNDSKLGYYIYRLPRRLNPGDTARMNMAVTGQYVGFSNSGDSRDVLANGTFFNVSIFPGFGYNEGLELTSDKYRKKYGLPIKQWTVPAQNDPRGLRDFLFTDDADWVTFEGIISTTPDQTAIMPGQLLKTWTSAGPDGKPRTYFNYKLPGFSDYFFSMCSAKYGVKRDTWKGADGQTVALEVYHHPGHDRNLDRFIASMKASLSYYTKNYAPYPYPVLRVLEFPRYASFAQSFPTTVPYSEEFGWVGDFRDPNKTDYAYYVTAHEVAHQWWGHQVMPSRTRGSNQISETMAEYSALMVLKERYGADAMPKFLKYSLDQYLRGRSNEDKFEANMLDNDTRSYIWYNKGSMLMYALQDYIGEDRVNKAMNDYMKAARFRQKAPFTTSLEWYGFLKSATPDSLKTWLTDSFEKLTLYDNRITKAEAKPLGNGQYRVKLYVRSATEYYDKAGKELSKGKGPVIVDVAVLTDDSKNKDGLTIKVPLFMQKRSLTPGEHVIEVTVKGKPVKAGIDPYNKLIDRVSDDNLVTVDLP comes from the coding sequence ATGTTTACCGAAATCTTCCGCTTCGAACTAGCCTATCGGCTAAAACGACCTGCGACTTACCTATACGCTCTGATTCTGTTTCTGTTTACGTTTCTCTTTGTCATCTATGGTAGTGGCCCCGCATCGGAGAAGACAAATGTCAATTCACCGTATGCCATCAGCCAGTTTGTAGTTGTATTGACCGTTTTCGGGATGCTTATCGCATCGGCGATTATGGGCGTGCCGGTCTACCGAGACATCGAACACAATACGAAAAACTACTTTTTCAGCTTTCCAATTACCGAGCGGGGCTATCTGCTGGGCCGTTTCGTTGGTTCATTCGTTGTCTTATTGGGCATTATGGCTGTCGGCATGCTGGGCATTGTCATTGGTTCGTTGTTAGGGCCAGTCTTTAATCTGGCGGATAATACCGAACGCTTCGGACCTATCCGGTTTCGTGATTATGCGTATCCGTTTGTGCTGTTCGTCGTGCCGAATATGTTTCTGGCAGGTAGTATCTTCTTTGGGTTGGTAGCCTTTTCGCGGCAGGTATTCACGACCTATGCCGGTAGTATACTCTTGTTTATTGGCTACCTGTTGGGATCTACGCTGTCGCAGGATCTGGAGAATAAACACCTTGTCAATCTACTTGATCCATTCGGATCATACGCCTACGATGCCGCTACTAAATACTGGTCGCCGGTAGAACAAAACGCCTTATTGGCACCACTGGAAGGCGATCTGCTAACCAATCGACTCATCTGGACAGGCGCGGGGCTGCTGGTGTTTATCCTGACGATAGTGCGGTTTAGCTTTTCCCGCTTTCTGGCCGTAAAGCTGGGTCGGGCGTCGTCACGAAAAAAAGGGAAAGTCAGCGAAGAGGACGGGGCTGTGCCATCGCTGGCAAGTTTGCCCACGCCAAAGCCTGTTTTTCAGACCGGGGCTTACATCAGGCAGATGTTTCGGCAGGCCAGGCTGGAGTTTGGCAATATTGTTCGAGACCCCTACTTCATTGCTATTCTAATCGGTGCCGTATTGTTTCTCTTTTTAGATGGTTGGTTTGGCGCACAGATATTCGGTACATCATCGCTGCCAACGACTTACGCGATGCTCGAAGCGCGAAATGGCACCTTTTTCTTCTTTGTACTGATCGTCCTGATCTTCTATACCGGCGAAGTCGTTCATCGTGATAAGGTGGTTCATTACGACACAATTGCTGACGCGCTGCCCGTACCCGACTGGATGAACTACGGATCTAAACTCCTGTCGATGATTTACGTTTGTGTGCTGCTCTGTACGCTTATCATCGTGTCTGGCGTGCTGAATCAGACGGTTAAAGGGTACTTCAACTACGAGCTGCCACTCTATTTTCGAGATGTATACGGCGTTGCCTTCTCGCAGTATTTTCAGCTGGTAATGCTGGCGTTTTTTGTCCATACAATGGTCAACCAAAAATTTGTGGGCCATATCGTGACACTGGCAGTATATGTTGTTATCTGGGCCGTGCCACAGTTTGCCGAGTTCAATTACCGGTTGGCAATTCCCTTTTCGGGAGGTAGTGTTCAGATTTCGGATATGAACGGTTTCGGCCATTACCTGACCGCACTGGCTTCATTCCGGCTGTATTGGTATGCCTTTGGTGGCGTACTTTTAGTGGTTGCCCTGTGGTTCTGGAACCGGGGAGCCGATACGAGTCTTAAATCGCGCTGGCAACTGGCCCGGCAGCGAATGGGCCGGATTTCGATGGCGATGTTCGCTCTTCTTTTGCTCGCGTTTGTGAGTATGGGCGCGTGGATATACACTAATGTCAGCGTTAAAAACCGCTATTTATCGGCCGATGAGCAACGCGAGCTACAGGCTACATTTGAGAAAACATACCACAAATACCTTGATGTGCTGCAACCGAAAATCACCAGCGCAAAAGTCAATGTTGATGTATTCCCCGATGAATTCAGAGCGGTTGCTTCGGGTGCGTTTGTGATGGTTAATAAAGGCGACCAACCGATCGACTCGCTCCACCTGACTCTTCCGGCCGATAACTTCCACCGGCAGTTGACCAAACTACTAGTCGATGGCAAAGCGCCTGCCTTAGTGCTGAATGATAGCAAGTTAGGTTATTATATTTACCGCCTACCCAGGCGTCTGAACCCCGGCGATACGGCCCGGATGAACATGGCCGTGACGGGACAATACGTTGGGTTCAGCAATAGTGGCGATAGCCGGGATGTTCTCGCTAACGGTACATTCTTTAATGTGAGTATCTTTCCGGGCTTCGGCTATAATGAAGGACTTGAACTGACCAGCGATAAATACCGGAAGAAATATGGATTGCCTATTAAACAATGGACAGTGCCTGCTCAAAACGATCCGCGCGGTCTGCGTGATTTCCTGTTTACCGATGATGCGGACTGGGTCACCTTCGAAGGAATCATCTCGACCACGCCCGACCAAACCGCTATTATGCCCGGTCAGTTATTGAAAACCTGGACGTCAGCTGGCCCGGATGGGAAGCCACGAACGTATTTTAACTACAAACTGCCCGGCTTTTCAGACTATTTCTTTAGCATGTGTTCGGCCAAATATGGGGTCAAACGCGATACGTGGAAAGGGGCAGATGGGCAAACTGTGGCGCTGGAAGTCTACCACCATCCGGGTCACGACCGCAACCTGGATCGGTTCATCGCCAGCATGAAAGCGTCTCTGAGTTATTACACAAAAAACTACGCTCCTTATCCCTATCCGGTTTTGCGGGTGCTGGAGTTTCCACGGTATGCTTCATTTGCGCAGTCGTTTCCGACAACCGTGCCTTACTCGGAAGAATTTGGTTGGGTTGGCGATTTTCGCGATCCGAACAAGACCGATTATGCCTATTATGTAACAGCTCACGAGGTAGCGCACCAGTGGTGGGGACACCAGGTTATGCCCAGCCGGACACGCGGTTCCAATCAGATTTCCGAAACGATGGCCGAATATTCGGCCCTGATGGTGCTAAAAGAGCGGTATGGAGCCGATGCCATGCCGAAATTTTTGAAGTATAGTCTTGATCAATACCTGCGGGGCCGATCCAATGAAGACAAGTTCGAAGCGAATATGCTCGATAACGACACCCGTTCGTATATCTGGTATAACAAAGGCTCGATGCTAATGTATGCCTTGCAGGATTATATAGGCGAAGATCGGGTCAATAAGGCGATGAACGACTACATGAAGGCGGCTCGTTTCCGGCAGAAAGCGCCGTTTACTACCTCGCTGGAATGGTATGGTTTCCTCAAATCGGCCACTCCCGATTCGCTGAAGACCTGGCTGACCGATAGTTTCGAGAAGCTGACCCTCTATGACAACCGCATCACCAAAGCCGAAGCAAAGCCATTGGGAAATGGGCAATACCGTGTGAAATTGTATGTTCGTTCGGCAACGGAATATTACGACAAAGCGGGTAAAGAACTTTCGAAGGGCAAAGGTCCGGTCATTGTCGATGTAGCCGTACTAACCGACGACAGCAAGAACAAAGATGGTCTGACAATTAAAGTACCTTTGTTTATGCAAAAACGTAGTTTGACACCGGGCGAACACGTTATCGAAGTGACAGTGAAGGGAAAACCAGTCAAAGCGGGTATCGACCCTTATAACAAGCTGATTGACCGCGTATCTGACGATAATCTAGTGACTGTAGATTTGCCATAG
- a CDS encoding c-type cytochrome has translation MKNHVVDIRSIVTRKEVYGLTSLVILAIGLLALTPPDYWRPPADSRIPAGDLGKQIRYGRELIAHTAKYLGPAGSVRHLSNGMNCQNCHLEAGTKVLGNNYSAVFSTYPKFRDRSGAVESIVKRVSDCFERSLGGKAPDSTSREMKAIVAYIQWLGSDVPKGQRPDGVGLAKLAYLDREADSTKGRVVYVTKCQVCHGVNGEGIKAAGASEYVYPPMWGPQSYNDGAGLYRLSNFAGYVKNNMPFGSTYASPQLSDEEAWDVAAFINAMPRPHKDQNSDWPKVASKPVDFPFGPYSDSFSERQHKFGPFQPIADARKVK, from the coding sequence ATGAAAAATCACGTTGTTGACATTCGTTCGATAGTTACCCGAAAAGAAGTTTATGGACTCACCAGTCTGGTTATTTTGGCTATCGGTCTGCTGGCACTGACACCACCCGACTATTGGCGTCCACCAGCCGATAGTCGGATTCCGGCTGGTGATTTGGGAAAGCAGATTCGGTATGGTCGCGAGTTGATTGCCCATACGGCAAAATATTTAGGCCCAGCGGGATCGGTCAGGCATCTGTCCAATGGTATGAATTGCCAGAATTGCCACCTTGAAGCCGGGACAAAGGTGTTGGGGAACAATTACTCGGCTGTCTTTTCAACTTACCCGAAATTTCGTGACCGCTCGGGTGCCGTCGAATCAATTGTGAAGCGGGTATCCGATTGTTTTGAGCGTAGTCTGGGCGGCAAAGCCCCGGATAGTACGAGCCGTGAGATGAAGGCAATTGTGGCTTACATCCAATGGCTGGGTTCCGACGTTCCCAAGGGGCAGCGGCCCGATGGGGTGGGGCTGGCTAAGTTGGCCTATCTGGATCGGGAGGCCGATTCAACAAAAGGTCGTGTAGTCTATGTGACCAAATGTCAGGTCTGCCACGGTGTAAACGGCGAAGGTATTAAAGCGGCTGGCGCTTCAGAGTATGTGTATCCGCCGATGTGGGGTCCACAAAGCTATAACGATGGAGCCGGGTTATATCGATTGTCGAACTTTGCCGGTTATGTCAAAAACAATATGCCTTTTGGGTCCACGTATGCCAGTCCGCAGCTAAGCGACGAAGAAGCCTGGGATGTAGCCGCTTTTATTAATGCCATGCCCCGGCCACACAAAGATCAGAATAGCGACTGGCCCAAGGTAGCCAGCAAGCCCGTTGACTTCCCATTTGGCCCGTATTCAGACTCATTCAGTGAGCGGCAACACAAATTTGGCCCGTTTCAGCCGATTGCTGATGCGCGAAAAGTGAAGTAG
- a CDS encoding DsrE family protein: MKKLTYLFILVSLSALAPAMAQTNETGVFHGAQPTKDRYRAVYQLNTADTAVIRHALANIQNALNDPRLKGKLEVELVVYGGAVATYRKDKPYFEKEVTSLQKQGVIMAMCENTMRIRKISRDELFPIISYVPTANGELIIREQEGWAIIRP; the protein is encoded by the coding sequence ATGAAGAAATTGACTTATCTGTTCATACTGGTTTCCCTGAGTGCTTTAGCTCCAGCTATGGCCCAAACAAACGAAACCGGTGTGTTCCATGGAGCTCAACCAACGAAAGATCGATATCGCGCTGTTTACCAACTCAATACCGCCGATACCGCCGTTATCCGGCATGCATTGGCCAATATTCAGAATGCCCTGAACGACCCACGCCTGAAAGGTAAATTAGAGGTCGAACTCGTGGTCTATGGCGGAGCGGTAGCTACATACCGAAAAGACAAGCCGTATTTCGAGAAAGAAGTCACAAGTTTGCAAAAGCAGGGAGTCATTATGGCTATGTGCGAAAACACCATGCGGATTCGGAAAATCAGCCGCGATGAATTATTCCCCATCATTAGCTATGTACCAACGGCCAACGGCGAACTCATCATCCGCGAACAGGAGGGCTGGGCTATCATCCGTCCGTAA
- a CDS encoding LysR family transcriptional regulator has product MLDFRLNVFYTVAKRLSFTKAAAELYVTQPAVTKHIQELEHHFGTALFDRRGNQISLTAAGSLLLRHAETIVATYRQLEFDMNGLKGQPGGTLRLGASTTVAQYVIPPVLARFHEHSADITISLLSGNTEQVEQQLLHNDIELGLVEGRTHHSDIRYTPFVKDELVLVCRADHPLANRDEITLDELRTVPILLRERGSGSLEVIEHALRGVGLRLTDLTIEMQLGSTESIKSYLGSSRCMAFVSIFAVQDKVRAGILKVLDVQGLAIHREFYSIQLQGVSEGLADTFMRFARQHYKR; this is encoded by the coding sequence ATGCTCGATTTTCGCCTGAACGTCTTCTATACGGTTGCCAAACGGCTTAGCTTTACCAAAGCGGCTGCCGAACTGTATGTGACGCAGCCTGCCGTAACGAAACATATCCAGGAGTTAGAACATCACTTCGGTACGGCTCTTTTTGATCGGAGGGGTAATCAGATTAGCTTAACGGCCGCCGGGAGTTTGCTGCTTCGTCATGCCGAAACCATTGTGGCAACCTATCGCCAACTGGAGTTCGACATGAACGGACTCAAAGGTCAGCCGGGTGGAACGCTTCGGCTTGGGGCCAGCACAACCGTTGCGCAATACGTCATTCCGCCTGTACTGGCTCGTTTTCATGAACATTCGGCCGATATCACCATTTCGCTCCTGAGCGGTAATACCGAACAGGTGGAACAACAGTTACTCCACAATGATATTGAACTGGGTCTGGTAGAAGGGCGAACGCATCATAGTGATATCCGATATACGCCATTTGTAAAAGATGAACTAGTGCTCGTCTGCCGGGCCGACCATCCGTTGGCCAACCGCGATGAGATTACGCTCGATGAATTAAGAACGGTTCCTATTCTACTGCGGGAACGGGGATCGGGTTCGCTGGAGGTCATCGAACACGCGCTCAGGGGCGTAGGGCTTCGGCTTACTGATCTAACCATCGAAATGCAACTAGGTAGTACCGAGAGCATTAAGTCGTATCTGGGTAGCTCGCGGTGCATGGCCTTTGTGTCGATTTTTGCCGTGCAGGACAAAGTGCGCGCGGGCATCCTAAAAGTGCTTGATGTACAGGGACTTGCTATTCATCGGGAATTTTATTCAATTCAGTTACAGGGCGTTAGCGAAGGGCTGGCCGATACATTCATGCGATTCGCCCGGCAGCATTACAAGCGGTAA
- a CDS encoding DUF6044 family protein, translating into MPPVPLSIVDSPTASSEKTYLRMAIGLLVLYVFPYVWLGEGAHLTIHDNLDSDFLYLYLLKITGTAFNFDLNTLIPNAMSGGSFTGIPRSAFRTGLNLEVLSFWLLPPYAAQVLNFAAVHSIGFWGMYLLLKKHILPAPQWAFTRVAIAFLFALVPCYTVHGASVSGQPLLLFAFLNLLTYTSRWTDWLIIVLFPFYSFFVWAGLFICIALGVIGLISLIRHRTVNWPFLLGLALLSMVYLASEWELIYAFINQTYVSERVEFDYAQLRSMKILDSLRRSADLFVWPMFNTGAFLTLGIVTVSGLGAWRAYKRHNRRAVWWLVGLQIIAGIFCLIHGFYHYLIVWLGDSSLGMKFRVFQFDRFYFLLPTLWFCLLALSLQQFRANGRWNRLVLAGQLLLMVVANKEWCINVGKLAGFVTEAQHPSFRAFFAEKQFTQIRDYIHRPQADYRVICLGMHPSVAQFNGFYTLDSYQNNYPLPYKHAFRKIIAAELTKGTRQMRVYYDAYACRVYLYTAELGMNYLFGKTQNRSVSHLQIDTDALKALDGDYVVSAVPILNAAQNRLSLEKVFDEPESYWQIWLYRVQ; encoded by the coding sequence ATGCCTCCTGTTCCTCTTTCAATTGTCGACTCACCCACCGCTTCATCCGAAAAGACGTATTTACGAATGGCCATTGGCCTGTTAGTACTTTATGTATTTCCGTATGTCTGGCTCGGCGAAGGTGCTCATTTAACTATTCACGATAATCTGGATAGCGATTTTCTGTATCTGTATCTCCTGAAGATTACCGGCACAGCCTTCAATTTCGATCTAAATACACTAATTCCGAATGCGATGAGTGGCGGGAGTTTCACGGGTATTCCCCGTTCGGCTTTCCGTACTGGCCTGAATCTTGAAGTGCTCTCGTTCTGGCTGCTTCCGCCTTATGCCGCACAGGTTCTCAATTTTGCCGCCGTACACAGCATTGGTTTTTGGGGCATGTACCTGTTGCTGAAGAAGCACATTTTACCCGCTCCTCAGTGGGCGTTCACACGGGTAGCCATCGCATTTTTGTTCGCGTTAGTACCTTGTTACACCGTGCATGGTGCATCGGTCAGTGGGCAACCGCTGCTCCTATTCGCCTTTCTGAACCTGCTGACATATACAAGCCGCTGGACCGATTGGCTGATCATTGTTCTCTTTCCCTTTTACTCCTTTTTTGTCTGGGCTGGCTTATTTATCTGCATAGCCCTTGGTGTAATTGGGCTGATTAGCCTGATACGCCATCGAACGGTCAACTGGCCGTTCCTGCTCGGGTTGGCTTTACTGTCGATGGTGTATTTAGCCAGTGAGTGGGAGCTGATTTATGCGTTTATCAACCAGACGTACGTTTCCGAACGGGTTGAGTTCGATTATGCGCAACTCCGCTCCATGAAGATTCTGGACAGCCTGCGCCGAAGTGCTGATTTGTTTGTCTGGCCGATGTTTAACACGGGCGCCTTTCTGACGCTGGGCATTGTAACGGTAAGTGGTTTAGGCGCATGGCGAGCCTATAAGCGGCATAATCGTCGAGCCGTTTGGTGGCTCGTGGGGTTGCAAATCATAGCCGGTATTTTCTGTCTGATTCATGGTTTTTACCATTATCTCATCGTATGGCTCGGCGATAGCTCGCTGGGAATGAAATTTCGGGTTTTTCAGTTCGACCGTTTCTATTTCCTGCTTCCTACGCTATGGTTTTGTCTGCTTGCCTTATCCCTCCAGCAGTTTAGGGCCAATGGCCGCTGGAATCGTCTGGTTCTGGCTGGGCAGCTCTTGCTGATGGTCGTGGCCAACAAAGAATGGTGCATTAATGTGGGTAAGCTGGCTGGATTTGTCACAGAAGCGCAGCATCCATCCTTCCGGGCCTTTTTTGCCGAAAAACAATTCACCCAAATTCGCGACTACATCCATCGACCACAGGCCGATTACCGGGTAATCTGCCTCGGTATGCATCCGTCGGTCGCACAGTTCAATGGATTTTATACGCTGGATAGTTACCAGAATAATTATCCCCTCCCCTACAAACACGCTTTTCGAAAAATCATTGCGGCTGAACTGACCAAAGGAACCCGACAAATGCGGGTTTATTACGATGCTTATGCCTGCCGTGTTTACCTCTACACGGCTGAACTAGGTATGAACTATCTGTTCGGCAAGACCCAAAATCGGTCGGTAAGTCATCTCCAGATTGATACGGATGCGTTGAAAGCCCTTGATGGCGACTATGTCGTATCTGCGGTACCGATCCTTAACGCAGCCCAAAACCGACTAAGCCTGGAAAAAGTATTTGACGAGCCGGAAAGCTACTGGCAAATATGGTTGTATCGGGTGCAATAG